In Brachionichthys hirsutus isolate HB-005 chromosome 5, CSIRO-AGI_Bhir_v1, whole genome shotgun sequence, a single genomic region encodes these proteins:
- the syt19 gene encoding synaptotagmin-2, translating into MAMFAVYPAPVGVQSAAEVLKFPFADSIKYGILGVSIALLLLALALLAWQTFRYCTQTNAAYRQQVNGDLVYSDGESRAASNYSGAPSTRVRGRLKYLPQLPRGSYSCRTEASFTSSGCSRTDGHVAEEASANKVEGSLRFSIYYDRLQSQLVVTVMQLEGLLDLSQKLSLQPLVKISLMWAGSEAVEVEHCTDEEGEETPLVLWQVLQEWKTRVVKHSCNPLFGDQFSCILHQHMALEHVSLKMQVRDFDKFSRQTVLGEVRVALGQLNISYPLELQEDLQIPHKDLVGEVLLSLKFLPTSQRLEIGLLKVRTVFNEICSDAALHARISVQCNQCKLRYQKSSLVARCPVTVFNEVFLFALPEIPLQQCKILVSVYETHMMSKPTKHLIGQLTVGKKNSSEDRHWSMMMHSVRQPVATWHGLLI; encoded by the exons ATGGCGATGTTTGCAGTCTATCCAGCCCCTGTGGGGGTCCAGTCGGCCGCTGAAGTGCTGAAGTTTCCCTTTGCAGACTCGATCAAGTACGGCATCCTGGGCGTTTCCATCGCGCTTCTCTTGCTGGCGTTGGCCCTGCTTGCATGGCAGACATTCAGATACTGCACACAGACTAATGCTGCATATAGACAACAAG TGAACGGCGATCTGGTGTACTCAGACGGAGAGTCAAGAGCGGCTAGCAACTACTCAGGAGCTCCAAGTACTCGGGTAAGAGGACGTCTAAAATATctgccacagctgccccggggtagctACAGCTGCAGG ACTGAGGCTTCGTTTACCTCCTCAGGATGCAGCCGGACAGACGGACACGTAGCAGAGGAGGCCAGCGCTAACAAG GTGGAGGGATCGCTCCGTTTCTCCATCTATTATGACCGGCTGCAGTCCCAGCTTGTGGTCACCGTGATGCAATTGGAGGGACTCCTGGATCTGAGCCAGAAGCTGAGCCTCCAACCACTTGTTAAGATAAGTCTCATGTGGGCAGGTTCGGAGGCAGTTGAAGTAGAGCATTGTACTGATGAAGag GGAGAAGAGACTCCACTTGTCCTGTGGCAAGTATTGCAGGAGTGGAAAACTCGAGTTGTGAAACACAGTTGTAATCCTCTGTTTGGAGATCAGTTCAGCTGTATTCTACATCAGCATATGGCTCTTGAGCACGTCAGCCTGAAGATGCAG GTCAGAGATTTTGATAAATTCTCCAGACAAACAGTACTCGGAGAAGTTAGGGTTGCTCTCGGTCAGCTCAACATCTCCTACCCCCTGGAGTTACAAGAGGATCTGCAGATCCCCCATAAG GATCTTGTTGGAGAGGTGCTTCTGTCTTTAAAGTTCCTTCCTACCTCTCAGAGGCTTGAGATTGGACTGCTCAAGGTCAGGACTGTCTTCAATGAAATATGTTCAGACGCAG CCCTGCATGCTAGGATCAGTGTTCAGTGCAACCAGTGCAAGTTGAGGTACCAGAAATCCTCTCTCGTGGCCCGTTGCCCGGTTACCGTCTTCAATGAGGTCTTCTTATTTGCCCTACCAGAGATACCTCTGCAGCAGTGTAAAATCTTGGTTTCTGTGTATGAGACTCACATGATGAGCAAGCCAACCAAACATCTGATTGGACAGTTGACTGTGGGGAAGAAGAATAGTTCAGAAGACAGACACTGGAGTATGATGATGCACTCGGTCCGCCAGCCAGTAGCAACGTGGCATGGCCTGCTGATCTGA